Proteins from a single region of Gossypium arboreum isolate Shixiya-1 chromosome 1, ASM2569848v2, whole genome shotgun sequence:
- the LOC108464597 gene encoding receptor-like protein kinase HERK 1 produces MGCKVFGFLFWVSSILCLPLFARGFTPADNYLIDCGSLTNTTLGDRVFMADNLASKLLSASGNIVGNTSKAVTSSDDSPLYQTVRIFTGVSKYTFPISQRGRHWIRLYFYPFVHASYNMSMAKFDVSTENHVLLSSFSVQSLVVKEFSVNVTTNSLAITFSPSENSFAFVNALEVVSVPDQLIPDSAGLVESSTGFQGLTWQAFETVARMNMGGPTVSSENDTLSRTWVPDQPFLLGKNLATSVSKIKAVKYVDGGSTREIAPNTIYGTCTRMNSMNDSNSNFNVTWEFNVDPGFQYLVRFHFCDIVSEALNLLYFNVFIDSSIVERDFDLSTYLVNVLAAAYYKDYVTGPATSNKIRVSIGPSNIHGTYPDAILNGLEIMKMNNSDGSLSGLGTVNTSSSSSKKRVGAIVGVTAGVACGVLLAGVLFMYCRKRRQLSRQRLSKTWIPFSINGGTSHTMGSKYSKGTTTSLISNTNYHVPFLAVQEATNNFDESWVIGIGGFGKVYKGELNDGTKVAVKRGNPQSQQGLAEFQTEIEMLSQFRHRHLVSLIGYCDEKNEMILIYEYMENGTLKGHLYGSGHPSLSWKQRLEICIGAARGLHYLHTGYAKAVIHRDVKSANILLDENLMAKVADFGLSKTGPELDQTHVSTAVKGSFGYLDPEYFRRQQLTEKSDVYSFGVVLFEVLCARPVIDPTLPREMVNLAEWAMKWQKKGQLEQIIDPSLKGNIRPNSLRKFGETAEKCLADFGVDRPSMGDVLWNLEYALQLQEAVVQGDPEENSTNMIGELSPQINNFSQLDPTGSAKFEVSSVDDLSGVSMSKVFSQLVKSEGR; encoded by the coding sequence ATGGGTTGTAAAgtatttgggtttcttttctgGGTTTCTTCAATCTTGTGTTTGCCATTGTTTGCTAGAGGGTTTACACCTGCAGACAATTACCTCATTGATTGTGGATCACTTACTAATACCACATTGGGTGATCGAGTTTTCATGGCTGATAACTTGGCCTCAAAGCTCCTTTCAGCATCAGGGAATATTGTTGGGAACACTTCTAAAGCTGTCACCTCCTCTGATGATTCTCCACTCTATCAAACGGTAAGGATCTTTACTGGTGTTTCTAAGTACACATTTCCAATTAGTCAACGAGGAAGACACTGGATTCGCCTTTATTTCTATCCATTTGTTCATGCTAGTTATAATATGAGTATGGCAAAATTCGATGTTTCCACTGAAAACCATGTTCTTCTTAGTAGCTTCAGTGTTCAATCTCTTGTTGTCAAAGAATTCTCTGTTAATGTAACCACCAATAGCCTTGCCATCACGTTCAGTCCTTCAGAGAATTCATTTGCTTTTGTAAATGCCCTGGAAGTTGTTTCAGTCCCTGATCAGCTCATCCCAGACTCCGCCGGCTTGGTTGAATCTTCAACCGGATTCCAAGGTCTAACGTGGCAGGCATTCGAGACTGTTGCTAGGATGAATATGGGGGGACCTACCGTCTCCTCCGAGAACGATACTCTTTCGCGAACATGGGTGCCTGATCAGCCTTTTCTTTTAGGAAAAAACCTTGCCACAAGTGTGTCAAAAATTAAAGCTGTCAAGTATGTTGATGGTGGTTCAACCCGAGAGATTGCTCCGAATACCATCTATGGTACCTGCACCAGGATGAACTCCATGAATGATTCCAATAgcaacttcaatgtgacatgggAATTCAATGTGGATCCTGGATTTCAGTACCTTGTTCGGTTTCACTTTTGCGATATTGTCAGCGAAGCTCTTAACCTGTTGTATTTCAATGTTTTTATCGACTCCTCAATAGTCGAGCGCGATTTTGATCTGAGTACGTACTTGGTTAACGTTTTGGCTGCTGCATACTATAAGGATTATGTCACAGGGCCAGCTACTAGCAATAAGATTCGAGTAAGCATCGGCCCTTCTAATATACATGGCACTTACCCAGATGCCATACTTAATGGGCTGGAAATCATGAAAATGAACAACTCTGATGGCAGCCTTTCTGGCTTGGGAACTGTCAACACTTCTAGTTCGAGTTCAAAGAAGAGAGTCGGTGCTATTGTTGGTGTGACCGCTGGGGTGGCTTGTGGAGTTTTGTTGGCTGGAGTTCTCTTTATGTATTGTAGGAAACGAAGACAATTATCACGTCAGAGGCTATCAAAGACATGGATTCCTTTCTCCATTAATGGGGGAACTTCCCACACTATGGGGAGCAAATACTCCAAAGGAACGACTACCAGTCTCATTTCTAATACGAACTATCATGTTCCATTTCTGGCTGTTCAAGAAGCCACTAACAACTTTGATGAAAGTTGGGTTATTGGGATTGGAGGATTCGGTAAGGTGTACAAGGGAGAACTGAATGATGGTACAAAAGTTGCTGTTAAAAGGGGGAATCCGCAATCTCAACAAGGACTTGCTGAGTTCCAGACTGAAATCGAGATGCTATCCCAGTTCCGTCACCGACATCTTGTTTCCTTGATAGGTTATTGTGATGAGAAGAACGAGATGATCTTGATTTACGAATATATGGAGAATGGGACGCTCAAGGGTCATCTCTACGGTTCAGGCCATCCAAGTTTAAGTTGGAAACAAAGGCTTGAAATATGCATTGGAGCAGCCAGAGGACTCCATTACCTTCACACAGGCTATGCAAAAGCAGTCATTCATCGTGATGTGAAGTCGGCAAATATCTTACTTGACGAGAATCTCATGGCCAAAGTTGCTGATTTTGGGCTGTCAAAGACAGGTCCTGAACTTGATCAGACCCATGTCAGCACGGCAGTTAAAGGAAGTTTTGGGTACCTTGACCCTGAGTATTTCAGAAGACAACAACTGACAGAGAAATCTGATGTGTATTCATTTGGTGTGGTCTTGTTTGAAGTTCTTTGTGCAAGACCAGTGATCGATCCCACTCTTCCAAGGGAAATGGTAAATCTAGCTGAATGGGCAATGAAATGGCAGAAGAAAGGACAGCTGGAGCAAATAATTGATCCTAGTCTCAAAGGAAACATCAGGCCTAATTCTCTAAGGAAGTTTGGAGAAACTGCCGAGAAATGTTTAGCTGATTTTGGTGTCGACAGGCCCTCCATGGGAGATGTTTTATGGAACCTGGAGTATGCTCTTCAACTTCAGGAGGCCGTTGTTCAAGGCGATCCCGAAGAAAACAGTACAAACATGATTGGTGAGCTTTCTCCACAAATCAACAATTTCAGTCAGCTTGATCCCACTGGTTCAGCAAAATTTGAGGTGTCAAGTGTGGATGACCTCTCCGGTGTTTCAATGAGTAAAGTGTTCTCACAGCTGGTGAAGTCTGAAGGAAGGTGA
- the LOC108462745 gene encoding uncharacterized protein LOC108462745 — MASTCISTCIYDIKVPIRPTNAYKWPESDAEFVRSLSSNGGSRGGHAHPTVVDSISCRQMYLRSYTFHRSDDHQTEPEQTKCFGTVKMEKVKSPSRQKKPQNVAKKKKCVALKRAKVVSCAALLAVFRRLLFCTTKVDVADHGG; from the coding sequence ATGGCCTCAACCTGTATTTCAACCTGCATATATGATATTAAGGTCCCAATCAGGCCAACCAATGCCTACAAGTGGCCGGAATCAGATGCTGAGTTTGTAAGGTCACTGAGCTCTAACGGTGGCAGCCGTGGCGGCCATGCACATCCTACGGTCGTTGATAGCATTTCATGCAGGCAAATGTACCTGAGGAGCTACACGTTTCATAGGAGTGATGATCATCAAACTGAGCCTGAACAAACAAAATGTTTTGGCACGGTTAAGATGGAAAAAGTGAAGAGTCCTAGTAGGCAAAAGAAACCCCAAAATGTTGCCAAGAAGAAGAAATGTGTGGCACTCAAAAGGGCCAAAGTGGTCTCTTGTGCTGCTTTGTTGGCTGTGTTTCGCCGGCTTTTGTTCTGTACCACCAAGGTTGATGTGGCTGACCATGGAGGttga
- the LOC108464040 gene encoding UDP-galactose/UDP-glucose transporter 2-like isoform X1, with protein sequence MKNEEQTRFLFGISLSDRPKWKQFLICSSGFFFGYLVNGICEEYVYNRLQFSYGWYFTFVQVFVYLFLIYLQGFSPKKMVNPWKTYVKLSAVLMGSHSLTKGSLAFFNYPAQLMFKSTKVLPVMVMGAFIPGLRRKYLAHEYVSAILLVLGLILFTLADAQTLPSFSVIGVIMVISALVMDSFLGNLQEAIFNMNPETTQIEMLFCSTVVGLPLLIPPMVLTGEVFEAWNSVLSGTAVSMVMKYADNIMKVYSTSVAMLLIAVVSVFLFGFNLTLAFFLGATIHIQGVRNIVATHWDRTVRIQNQATRKSYIWSLDCHFNQ encoded by the exons ATGAAAAACGAAGAACAAACTCGTTTTTTGTTTGGGATTTCGCTTTCTGATAGACCTAAATGGAAGCAGTTTCTCATTTGCTCTTCTGGGTTCTTCTTTGGTTACCTTGTCAATGGCATTTGcgag GAATATGTATACAATAGACTCCAGTTCAG CTATGGCTGGTACTTCACATTTGTCCAAGTGTTCGTCTACCTTTTTCTGATTTACCTTCAAGGTTTTAGTCCAAAGAAAATGGTGAACCCATGGAAGACTTATGTGAAACTCTCTGCTGTTCTCATGGGCTCTCACAGCCTCACAAAAGGATCTTTAGCTTTCTTTAATTACCCAGCACAGCTCATGTTTAAATCCACCAAA GTTCTTCCAGTGATGGTAATGGGTGCCTTCATACCTGGTTTGAGACGAAAATACCTAGCACACGAATATGTTTCTGCAATACTTTTAGTACTGGGTTTGATCCTTTTCACCTTAGCTGATGCACAAACTTTACCAAGCTTCAGTGTAATTGGTGTAATAATGGTGATTAGTGCTCTTGTAATGGATTCTTTTCTGGGTAATTTGCAAGAAGCTATCTTCAACATGAACCCTGAAACAACACAG ATAGAAATGCTGTTTTGCTCCACCGTCGTTGGTTTGCCATTATTGATCCCACCCATGGTTTTAACAGGAGAAGTATTCGAAGCATGGAATTCTGTTCTGAG TGGAACTGCTGTATCAATGGTAATGAAATATGCAGACAATATTATGAAG GTTTATTCTACTTCAGTGGCAATGCTTCTCATTGCCGTTGTTTCAGTGTTTCTGTTCGGCTTCAATCTTACCCTTGCTTTCTTCCTCGGTGCTAC GATTCACATTCAAGGAGTAAGAAACATCGTAGCAACTCATTGGGATCGAACAGTCAGAATTCAGAATCAAGCGACACGCAAGAGCTATATTTGGAGCTTAGACTGTCACTTTAATCAGTAA
- the LOC108464040 gene encoding UDP-galactose/UDP-glucose transporter 2-like isoform X2 → MKNEEQTRFLFGISLSDRPKWKQFLICSSGFFFGYLVNGICEEYVYNRLQFSYGWYFTFVQVFVYLFLIYLQGFSPKKMVNPWKTYVKLSAVLMGSHSLTKGSLAFFNYPAQLMFKSTKVLPVMVMGAFIPGLRRKYLAHEYVSAILLVLGLILFTLADAQTLPSFSVIGVIMVISALVMDSFLGNLQEAIFNMNPETTQIEMLFCSTVVGLPLLIPPMVLTGEVFEAWNSVLSGTAVSMVMKYADNIMKVYSTSVAMLLIAVVSVFLFGFNLTLAFFLGATQVIEIPFNNFLYCWNKS, encoded by the exons ATGAAAAACGAAGAACAAACTCGTTTTTTGTTTGGGATTTCGCTTTCTGATAGACCTAAATGGAAGCAGTTTCTCATTTGCTCTTCTGGGTTCTTCTTTGGTTACCTTGTCAATGGCATTTGcgag GAATATGTATACAATAGACTCCAGTTCAG CTATGGCTGGTACTTCACATTTGTCCAAGTGTTCGTCTACCTTTTTCTGATTTACCTTCAAGGTTTTAGTCCAAAGAAAATGGTGAACCCATGGAAGACTTATGTGAAACTCTCTGCTGTTCTCATGGGCTCTCACAGCCTCACAAAAGGATCTTTAGCTTTCTTTAATTACCCAGCACAGCTCATGTTTAAATCCACCAAA GTTCTTCCAGTGATGGTAATGGGTGCCTTCATACCTGGTTTGAGACGAAAATACCTAGCACACGAATATGTTTCTGCAATACTTTTAGTACTGGGTTTGATCCTTTTCACCTTAGCTGATGCACAAACTTTACCAAGCTTCAGTGTAATTGGTGTAATAATGGTGATTAGTGCTCTTGTAATGGATTCTTTTCTGGGTAATTTGCAAGAAGCTATCTTCAACATGAACCCTGAAACAACACAG ATAGAAATGCTGTTTTGCTCCACCGTCGTTGGTTTGCCATTATTGATCCCACCCATGGTTTTAACAGGAGAAGTATTCGAAGCATGGAATTCTGTTCTGAG TGGAACTGCTGTATCAATGGTAATGAAATATGCAGACAATATTATGAAG GTTTATTCTACTTCAGTGGCAATGCTTCTCATTGCCGTTGTTTCAGTGTTTCTGTTCGGCTTCAATCTTACCCTTGCTTTCTTCCTCGGTGCTAC TCAAGTGATCGAGATTCCgtttaacaattttctttattgCTGGAACAAGTCTTAA